ATACATGTTTGATTGAAGCAAACATTATCTATTCTTAGTTTCCAAGTTTTTGAGAGTTCACCCATATCATCAATATTTTCGCTGGTGAATACGTAAACTAAACTTAGCTATGACCAATAGAAGTATGAATAACAACGTAGAGGTAAGCGCAGAAATTGCCTTTTTGGATGTAAGGGATGTAAACATTATCCCAACAATCCAGAATGGTACAACAAAAATGGACAAGTTTAAAAATTAAACTTATGAATTAAAATTAAATTTTCGCCGTAGAATTCATTAATAATTTGCCTCACTTAGGAAAAAATTTCAAACATAAATTAAAATCAGTAAAAATATTCAAGTCAGAAAAAAGAGTTCTAATTTAAGGGGTATAACAAGTTGTACTCCATCAACCCAACAGCCAAAGCAATTAAAGTTCCAGCCAAAGTTTGCGTAGGAGTGTGATTTTTTAGCTTTATTCTAGACCAACAAACTGCAATTATAATCAAAGATAGGGGAATTATCTCTAAACCAAAAACAAAAACCAAAGCAAAAATTGGACCAGTCACTCCAGCACAGTGGATGCTAACTTTCCAAAACTGGTTAACCACCATTAAAGCCGCAGTAACAAAAATGTAACCTAACGCTAACAAAAACAAAATTGTAGTTTCAGTAAAAAAGAACAAAAATGCCGCCGATAAATAACTAACCAAAGCATACAAGAAAAAAGGCAAACGGTCTTCTCGATTAGAAACATAAAGGTCTACAGTTTTCTTTTTGTAATAATAAATTACAGGCAAAAAAGGAAAAAAGGCAAACAACAAAAAACTCGCAATAATACTCAAACCCGGACCTAAAGATCCCAACCCAATCGGAGAAAAAAGAGAAAAAACCACAGTTGCCAATATGGCCACAATCGGAGGAGACAAGTACTTTGAAACAAAGGCGGCCAAACTGCAACTAAAGTCAGATTGGGAACGAGGGCCACAATTATTTTTCATGGTGAGCTATACAACAAATCGAACCTAATAAGTAATACCTAAAATGAAACCACAAAAGTTCACAAGTTCGTTCGGCATATTAGTAATCTAATAGTAGTGTTGAAAACAGATTGTTTTTTAAAAAGCTCTGCACAATACACAACAAAAATCCATAGTTCACATAACTTTGAGAAGAAAGGAAACAATATTATATTCAAAGAACAGAAAAGATACAGACAGTGTAAAAAATTACACAGACAATAACACATTTTGGTGACAAATTTTGGATGCAACAAAAGAGAAAAAACCACTCAACAGCATAAACATAGCATTAATCGCCGTATGGACTGCTCTTTTGCTTTCACTCAGTTTTTTGATAATATATCCAGTCCCAGGAGTAAGCGTTACAATCACTTTCTCTACGGTTTTACTCTCAAGCCTGACCGCACCCTTGCTAGGACCAATATACGGACCAGTAGCAGGTTTAATTTTTGGATGGACAGTTCCTTACATCAACCCAGCAACATCGATTGGAATCTTAACCTTTCTTGCTCCCACCTTATCTGCACTAATGAGTGGATTAGTTCTGTTCAATCGATGGAAAGAAGCCCTAATAATATTGATTGCCCAAATGGCAATATGGTTTGCTCACCCCTTTGCGTGGTATGAATTCATGCCGGCAGTAACATGGGGAAATTGGCTGGTTTTGGCATTAATCGTTATTCCCCCAGTAAGGAAATGGATTGTAAACACAATAGTCACTAGAAACAAAAAACAGCTACCCATTGCCCTTTGGTGCCTCGCATGGATTGCCCGCACAGGCGGAGACACAATCACAGGAAACAACATCTCCGCATGGGTGCTTGGATGGGCAACTCCAGAACTTTATCCATATTGGGCACCAATGACTCTTTACTATGCAATCGCAGATTCACTAAACTGCCTTATCGGCGCACTAATCGGTACTGCTGTTTTGATTTCCCTAAAAAGAAGCGGCATACAAATAACCGCCGTGGATTATCTGCAAAACAAATTAAGGTCTAAGTAAATTAAAAAATACACTAACCAAAGAGGGACAAAAACTGGGTAACATATTCAGAGAAGGTGACCTCATAGAAACCAAAGACAACATTGTTTTTGACGTTAAAGGCTTAGTCCATCCACCAGACAGGGTTATTGCGTTTATTCGGTATGTTCCAGATTTGGATGGAGAAAGGAAAAGAGATGGAAAGCGTTTCACCAAATTTTATGCCCTTGCCAAACGGTATGAACTGCTGAAATGTGAATATCCACAATACCTGATTAATGACCCCGTGTTTAACACTCTCTTGTGTGAAGTTCCAACCCAAGACATCAAAACCCATTACCAACCGGCAAAGGGAATACAAAAACTGCGCAACAAAAACAATTTAGACGAAGTCGAACACGCAGCCTTGGACTTTATGAAAATCTTACAAAAAGAATCGGGCGTACAATGGGAAAAGCTGGGAGTTTCAGGCTCCATACTTGTTAACCTTCAGGAGCCTGCATCTGATATTGATTTGGTTGTTCATGGAACACAAACAGGTTATCAAGTAGCAAAAACCATGAAACGGTTACTAGAAGACAAAAACAGCCCCATGGAAGCATACGACAATCAAGGACTAAAAGAACTGTACGAGTTTCGCTCAAAAGACACAAACGTAACTTTCAACGATTTTGCAAGAACAGACTCACGAAAAATATCCCATGGCAAATTCATGAACAAACATTTTTTCATCCGGTTCGTCAAAGACCTCAACGAAATTAACGAAAAATATGGTGACAAAATATACAAACCCGAAGGTTATGCAAAAATCAAAGCAACAGTCACCAACAATTCCCAAGCTTTGTTCACACCGTGTAGCTATGAAATCAGTGATGTACAAATAACTGAAGGCCCAAAAATTAACCAAATAATGGAAGTCTCATCATTTCGGGGCAGATTCTGTGAACATGCAAAAAACCAAGAAAAAATTGTTGCCCAAGGCAAACTAGAAAGAGTGCAAGAAAAAGGAAAAGCAGATTATTACCGACTTTTACTTGGAAGCAAACCATCAGATTATATGATTTTGGTTTAGAGCAAAAATTTTGAAATAATTAATTTTAGCTTTTTAGAATGAAAAACTGTACCTTTAAATCAACTCACTAACTATACAATCGAAGAAAGAAAGGGGAGATCTAAGATGCAGACAATAAAAGTTTCTGGAAAAAATAACAAACATCATCTTCTGGTTTATGCCCTAAGCACCTGTGGTTGGTGTAAACGGACTAAAAAATTCTTGAAGGATAACGATGTTGAATACGAATACATTGACATCGACTTAACCAACAACGATGACAAAGAAGAAATCAAAAAAGACATCAGAACCCGTGGAGGCCCCCTCGCATACCCAACACTAATTATCGATAACAAAATTTTGCTTACAGGAGCGCCTCAAGACAAACTAAAGGAGATTCTTGAACTATGACAACCACAGAAAACATCAAAAAACGTGTTGAAAACGACGCAAAAGCAAACGGATACTATCTTAACCCCGATCCAGAAATGCTTCAAGAACTCATAGAAGGCTTACAAAAAAATGAAGAAAGATACAAATATCCATCATGTCCTTGCAGATTAGCTTCAGGCAAATTAGAGCTAGACAGAGACATAATCTGCCCTTGTGATTACCGCGCCCCCGATGTAAACGATTATGGTCAATGTTATTGTGCACTTTACGTCAGCAAAGATGTGTATGAAAGAAAAGCAATGCAACAGATTCCAGAAAGAAGACCAATAGAAAAACAAGGCAGAGCATATTCGGTTTCAACTGAGGAGCAAAAACCACAAACTCAAACCCAGACTGAAAAACAGCCCAAAGAAACAAACATGACATTATGGCACTGTCAACAATGTGGTTACGTTTGTTTCAGAGAAGATCCACCATACGTTTGTCCAATTTGTAAAGCAAAAAAAGAAATGTTCTCAAAAATTGCGTTAAGCATACAAATAAGCAAAGAAACAGTTAAAACACAATGAAAATAAACTATGATCCAAAAACAAGAAAAAACGCGACTGCCACCACTACATCAGCAGCTTTAACCTCTTAATTGCATCAAGTTTTACTTTATTACCTATTTTTGCTTGGTTAACAGCGTTATTTAAAATTTGAATAGTTTCATCATAGGATTTGCGGTCCACAGGATAGGGAACTCCGTCTTTTCCACCCACACAAAAACTATACTTTATTGGGTCTTGCCAACAAGGCTTTTCACCATGAATCATTTCAGAAACCAAAGCCAATGCCCTAACCGTTGCAGGACCAATCCCACGGATTCCAATTAATTCTTCATAATTTTTAGGTTGAAAATCATACGCCCGTTGAACTGCTTTCCAGTCAAGCCTACGGGGAAAACAAAAAGCATCAAGCTGAAAATCATTCTTTGAAGATTGAGAAATCCAATCCTGCAACGAAGACTGATTTAGAGGACGAACAGACAGCACCAATTTTTTCAGTTTCTTTGGTGACTCTTTGGAGATATCAGTAGAAGCTTTTCTGCATCCTTCACTTGATTTTGCGGTCATGTCTAACACTACATCTTTTTTTAGATCTCCAACCACGGCATCGTGAGGTTCGACTACAAAATCTTTGACGGTATCGGACACCCAATGATACCTACGAGCAGATTTGTCCTCAGCATTAATTCCTTGTTGAACTACAGCCCAACTTCCTTTTTCAGTAACAAAAAATGCATGATGATACAAAGGATAACCCGCTTGAATGGCTGCAGTGTCAACTTTTGCACTCATTTTACTGGCATACAATAATTCATCAATCTTTTTAGATGAAAAACCGTACTTATCCCCTAGCAACCCGATTTCTTCTGGGGTTTTTCGAGAAGTTTTTCCTTTCCCACCACACACAGTCAACCCAAGTTCTTCAGAATTTATTGCACTTTTTAAAACCCCAGTTAAAACAGTTGTCACACCAGAAGAGTGCCAATCATAACCCAAAACACACCCCAAAGCTTGAAACCAAAAGGGGTCAGAAACACGTTTCAAAAACAGGTCTACACCATATTCATCCACCATTATTGTAGTCATCTCCTTTGCAAGTTTTTGCATCCGAAAAACAAGCCATCGTGGTGCTTTACCATAATGAAGGGGAAGACGAGTAACACCTGTTCGTTTCAATACAACACCCACAACACTGATAAAACAGGAGAAAACGCCCTTAAAAT
This portion of the Candidatus Bathyarchaeum sp. genome encodes:
- a CDS encoding phosphatase PAP2 family protein; protein product: MKNNCGPRSQSDFSCSLAAFVSKYLSPPIVAILATVVFSLFSPIGLGSLGPGLSIIASFLLFAFFPFLPVIYYYKKKTVDLYVSNREDRLPFFLYALVSYLSAAFLFFFTETTILFLLALGYIFVTAALMVVNQFWKVSIHCAGVTGPIFALVFVFGLEIIPLSLIIIAVCWSRIKLKNHTPTQTLAGTLIALAVGLMEYNLLYPLN
- a CDS encoding glutaredoxin, translated to MQTIKVSGKNNKHHLLVYALSTCGWCKRTKKFLKDNDVEYEYIDIDLTNNDDKEEIKKDIRTRGGPLAYPTLIIDNKILLTGAPQDKLKEILEL
- a CDS encoding ferredoxin:glutaredoxin reductase, whose protein sequence is MTTTENIKKRVENDAKANGYYLNPDPEMLQELIEGLQKNEERYKYPSCPCRLASGKLELDRDIICPCDYRAPDVNDYGQCYCALYVSKDVYERKAMQQIPERRPIEKQGRAYSVSTEEQKPQTQTQTEKQPKETNMTLWHCQQCGYVCFREDPPYVCPICKAKKEMFSKIALSIQISKETVKTQ
- a CDS encoding DUF763 domain-containing protein, translated to MKRTGVTRLPLHYGKAPRWLVFRMQKLAKEMTTIMVDEYGVDLFLKRVSDPFWFQALGCVLGYDWHSSGVTTVLTGVLKSAINSEELGLTVCGGKGKTSRKTPEEIGLLGDKYGFSSKKIDELLYASKMSAKVDTAAIQAGYPLYHHAFFVTEKGSWAVVQQGINAEDKSARRYHWVSDTVKDFVVEPHDAVVGDLKKDVVLDMTAKSSEGCRKASTDISKESPKKLKKLVLSVRPLNQSSLQDWISQSSKNDFQLDAFCFPRRLDWKAVQRAYDFQPKNYEELIGIRGIGPATVRALALVSEMIHGEKPCWQDPIKYSFCVGGKDGVPYPVDRKSYDETIQILNNAVNQAKIGNKVKLDAIKRLKLLM